The Astatotilapia calliptera chromosome 22, fAstCal1.2, whole genome shotgun sequence region TAATTAGTGCTATAACTGCTACAACTATTATAACTACATGTGTAGCGCTTATGAAAGAGGTTATAGATGGGatcataaaaggaaaaaatgattttgttgtttttacttcaTGTGCATCCTGGGTATAGACCAGTATAAAGGTGTTTCTTCCCAATAATTGCTGTCTCGCATGCTTCATATTACATTAAAACGTAGAAGcctgatttttattattacatataATTTCTAACAAGCACATTATATGGAGCTGGAGAGTAAACAGTTTGAGCAAATCCACACTCATTCTGTCAGAGCATCATTTATTCATCAGAATCAGACCAAAGCAGATGTATCAGGTCACCTCTGCACCTTATGATTCTGGGGTGTAAAATTCTCCTGTCCATGTCTTAAACTGAATTGTTCGCAACACACTCATAAGATCCTTACGAACCTCTTCCTTAGCTCTCTGCCTGTTTTCAGCTGAGTGTTCGTGcacatgtgttttatttttaacttcttCCTCATTTGTAAGCAAGTTGCTCAGGCTCTCGGGTTCAGCACAGTTACCATACTCCCActcttttgtttctgttgtgttCAAGCCAAACAAATTGTGACATGATCTGCAAGGGTTCATTTTTTCATCATTACTGAGATTAAATGCCTCACACCTGATGTTTCCAGGTACTTCAATGGTTCCATCAAAGTAATCTTTCTTGACCTTTTTTGGATAATAGGTCATCACTGCACCAGATACATATTCATCCCATTTGCTAAGACAGGAGGCAGCAATCACAATTTTTCCCGGGTTAGGACCGTTGGTGGACATGGAGACTCCGTAGTACCTCTTTGAATTTTGGTCGCTTTTGGATTTCTGGGAAATGCAGATGGTGGAGGAGACCAGAAAAAGTGGAGCAAGGTTTTTGATGAGTTCTTGCAGACTCTTTTTTATTTGCTCTTCGTTCTCTGACTTCTTCAGCAGGACAATCTGGAAATAGTTACAAATACAGCCTAAATGTTACACCAGCATTCTAGAAATGATCAACTTCCATTTGTTTATATTGTAActgtaatatttttataaatatctgACTCTAATTCATGAGattttgtgatttcttttaatATATAGTTGATCAAGATGTTTAGTCTATTGAGTTATTTAGCTATGCAGGACAATTAGATGCTTTTTATTTAGATAAGAGATGGAGTGGAATAGTTCAAAATATATCTAATTTCAAcagaggtgggtagtaacgagttacatttactctgttacatttacttgagtacgtttttgaaaaaaatgtacttttaaagtaccttttttgcacgatactttttacttttacttgagtacatttgtgaag contains the following coding sequences:
- the LOC113014915 gene encoding uncharacterized protein LOC113014915; translation: MADQEQNRKEDFLKTQQGFRENAYKIIMKMDDWSNMAPGSKHLVDEILHSIFFLGKINKIPFSPEEIISDGDILKALKNKFPRPFQFYLTQLPRRSPFSCVLDMIVLLKKSENEEQIKKSLQELIKNLAPLFLVSSTICISQKSKSDQNSKRYYGVSMSTNGPNPGKIVIAASCLSKWDEYVSGAVMTYYPKKVKKDYFDGTIEVPGNIRCEAFNLSNDEKMNPCRSCHNLFGLNTTETKEWEYGNCAEPESLSNLLTNEEEVKNKTHVHEHSAENRQRAKEEVRKDLMSVLRTIQFKTWTGEFYTPES